The Peptoanaerobacter stomatis genome includes the window CTTCTGTTTTATTATATGTGTAGATTTCAAATCATGTGGATATTGGAGTGCAAAAAATATTATATTTTTATCATATTTTTCTATTATATAATCACAGGCTTTTGCAAATATTGTTGTAAATTCTCCTTGCTTATCCCATGACCGTACTGATATTACAACAAATTCTTTATCGCAAGGTATGTTGTTTTCTTTTAACAATGCTTGTGTATTATCATCAGGTTTGAGCGAGAATACAGGGTCTGTCGTTAAAAATATATTTTTATTTTCAACTTTCATTGATTTTATAGTTTCCAACGCTTCTATATCTCGAAGGGTTATAATATCAGATTTTTCTATTGATTTTTTCACTCTTTTTATATTGCTCTGTTTTTTTAGCGGTCCGATTCCGTTTGCATATATCATAACTTTTTTACCGAATAATTTTGCAATATTTATTATGCTTGTATAATATATGAGTGAGCGTGTACTTGTCTTATCTTGAAAAAGTGTGCCTCCTCCACTTATAAGTATATCGCATTTTAATAATGCTTTTAGTATATGAAGTGGATTAAATCTTTTTACAGCATTTATATTATATTTTTCTTTTGTAAATTCTATATTATCCGATAACACAGTTATATCTGCATTTTTATCTATTTTCTTTATATTGGCTATTATGGATTTTAATATGGCTTCATCGCCTGCATTATTGTATCCGTAATAGCCTGATAGCAATATTTTATGCATTTGCCCTCTTACCTCTTTGGATTATTTTACATATTATATCTATAAGCACTACTATTACAAATGTTATTACAAAACTTACCGCATATTCTACCCCTACTCTTGAAAGCGACACAAGAAACGGTGTTCTTATATGTGAAAATGTATTTAATATATCCGCTTGTCCAATAGTAGCTGCCAATGCAAAAAGTATATAAGTATCTCTGAATTTTTTCTTAGATGCTAACATTATGAGTAATATCAGTGACGGATAACCCAAAAATATAGCTTTGTTTCTCGGTCTTGCAGGAAATATATAT containing:
- the csaB gene encoding polysaccharide pyruvyl transferase CsaB, producing the protein MHKILLSGYYGYNNAGDEAILKSIIANIKKIDKNADITVLSDNIEFTKEKYNINAVKRFNPLHILKALLKCDILISGGGTLFQDKTSTRSLIYYTSIINIAKLFGKKVMIYANGIGPLKKQSNIKRVKKSIEKSDIITLRDIEALETIKSMKVENKNIFLTTDPVFSLKPDDNTQALLKENNIPCDKEFVVISVRSWDKQGEFTTIFAKACDYIIEKYDKNIIFFALQYPHDLKSTHIIKQKMKNNSYIIQDITPMQMMGIMQKATYVISMRLHGLIFASSVCTPVLGFSYDPKIDNLLNQIDMPVCSKIEDMSIEDMKKSVDDMEINIQSYRKKLESKIEKIKEMAKKNFDYMKLIIEK